TTCGCAACTGCATACTCGGCTACTTCAATTGggttcgattctttcagatcCTTCAACGGAAGCCAAGTCgtcgatccgtctttccatgaTACAAGAAGTTTCCATCCTTTTGTTGTCATGCGAGGTTTCCGTTCGCCATTCTTACCAGTGGTAAAGCCATCATCCTTGCGAACCGCGTTACCATCAACTTTATGGTCTGTGATCTCTTTCATCAAGAGAAACTCACGACCTTCATGGTCAATTTGCGCGTACATATTCTCTGCAATTATGTTGGCCGCATACACGTTGATTGAACCGTCAGGAAGCTCTACCTCATACTCACGTGAGTCGAGGATCGGATTGCTGTGACGGGTCCCCACAGGATTGCCATCAGCATCATGTTTCCGAGCCTTTACAACACCACGCAACAATTCACCACCAGTTGGTAGTAAGACTTCAGCAGTCAGATATTCGTCCAGGGATTCCGGCGTATAatcgtcggcttcggccttttcggcagCCTCTTCGAGAGGGTGGAAGTCCTTGTCGGCATACCCTTCAAACAGATCATCAGTCGGACCCGAAATTACATTTGCAAGTTGACCATCAATAACCTGGTTTTCTTCTGCAGTTTTACTGTTTCCAATTCTATTTTCGATGGCTAGATCAAGTTCAGCAAGGTCAGCCTTAAATTCATCGGTAGCGGCTACGTCTGGAAAGACGCGAGCAACAGAGGAACGTGCAATTGGGATGCATaactttggaagaatccaaaaagTCATCGCCTGTCCCACATCTGATGCAACTCCGACCCATCGGcccaatttcttcttcatttcagGGAAAGCAGAAGTTGGGTCGATGAACCAGACAGGCTCATACCAGTCAAATTGCGCGTACTCAGAAATATCGGGGGTGtccccttccaaaagctctgTGGCAACTCGACCGTTTAGCGCAGGAATGTCATGAGCAGTTAATCGACGGATAGCCGACACCCATtcacaacaaaaacaccatAGGCGCCGTGGTGCACGAGAAACCTGCAGTCGGTGCCGAACAGCCTTCTTAATTTCACGAATTTCTCCTTCAGCTCGATTCTGCCACTGGCTGTGTGGCTCCGTTACATGGTGATGTATATGGTGACGCTGCTCAATCTCTCTCCAATGTTTGCCACCTCCCTGCTCCTTAGACCCATCATAAACTAGGTCACTCATTACCCCAACATCATGTATCCACTTCATTAGTGCATCAGGAGCTTGCTGCTTGGTCTGCAGAGGGTAAATACGCGAATAGGCCGTGTTGGTTGTGAAAACCTGGGCACACTTGTACTGGCGGATGGAAATCACGGacgaaaacatggtgtcggTGTAAACCTTGGTCCGAATGGTAGGAAATCGTAAATGCGATTGGCGAGTACGATACCGTCGGGTCAAGGGATGCATCACCGTTCTCACACCTTTCTGCGTTGTTACTTGCAGAGTCCGCTTGGCCGAATCCAGgccaatattccaacgcTTCGACAAAACCTCAGCTGTCAACGCTGACCGTCTTTCGCTTGATGTCATACCTGAGACGACACAAGTGAAGTCTTCTGAGTCCGGGTACACATCCGAGTCAGCTCTACCGTCCAACCCGTCTCCACAGTAATCATCCGACGCAACATTAACACAGGAAATAAGGCGGTCCGCCAGATTTGTCTCGCACAATTCAACCTCTGTCAAGGAACGAAAAGTCTCAAGTATTCGCTGCGAAGCCGCAACAGTTCGTATACCATATGGGTGTGCTGATAGGATTGCGTGGCCAGTGGAAAGTCCCGTTGTGTCTACCAATGATACGCTCCGGTCTCTCTTAGCGGCCTCTTCTTCTCAACGGGCAAAGTCCGTTGAGCAAGGCTCCCACGGCACATCAGAGGTGAGTATGATATGCTCACACTCGTCAAGTTCCTGTTGCGTGGGCTTCCGCGACTCCAAAAACGAGAATATACCGCGCAGCTGCAGCGGAATCCGAAGTTGGGAGTCAGGAACATACAAAGAGTGCTTGGAGTTGGCGACGTACTGCCGAGGGGCATCGTCAACATCAATGCCAAAGTCTCGCATCTGGTTGGGGGTCAATAGGGTGTTTTTCAATCTGTCCCCAAAGAATAGGACCTGATTAATAATAAGAAGCACCACTCTCCCGTCTTCTGGTACTGTGTAAGCTGTGGCAACCGTTCCAATGGGGATATTCTTCAGTGCAGAATATTCACCGGAGAAAGGTCGCACAGTTACGGACTTCTGCGATTCACCAATCAAGACAGTGTTTGCCCCAGCCACGCATGTGTCTGCATGTGAATCCAACTCGCAGCGGCCCTCACCAAGATGAGTGCATGCGTTGAGATCACAAATGCTGCGTGTAGAGGTGAGGCTCAATATCACTCGATCTGGTAAAATGCATTGCTTAGTCCCCGAAACACTGGCATCGGGTGCCGCGTTTCACGCATCGTGATGcgttttctgcttcttcgttcCGTTTTCAGAAGGAGAAGCGGTGTCCGCAGTGAATCCGACCGATTTCTTATACGCACCACGGCCAAATTGCAGGCCAGCCGCATCTGAAGTCGGTTCCATTTCACTGCTGGTATGGACTTCCTTAGTGTCCACAGGCTCACCCCGTGCTACACTGTCAACACTCCTCTCTGATTCCTCGGGTTTCCCTCCTTGCTTCTTTTTATTACGCAGCGATCGCACTTTTTCCTGTTGGTCCTTGGAaaaacttttccattctccCGGAGTATAACTGCGAGCCGTGACTGCACCCTTGAAGGGAGTCGGGTTGCTGGCTCCTTTCCCGGTACCTCCTTTCTTACTCCCACCGGAGGCCCCACTACCTGATGTTTGCACATCATTGACCTGTCGAGGCGTGTTTTCGGATTtgctcgtggacgaagacacaaaagtcttcacaaaaagctgcgcttcCGGAAAACTGTTCCGATAAGTGGCATTGGTGCGAATTGTGTCACAAACATAACTCAGACTTGGGTCCTTCAATGCCTGGACCAAATAAGTCACAAGCTGCCCATCCGGCAACGCAACTCCGTCATTTTTGACCAATTCCGAGATGGCATACTGAAATTTCTGCAACAGCATATCAATATTCCAGTTACAACTTGGACCATTGTATGTCGTAGTTGACAGGATCTTGATGGCATCATCACGACAAACTGACTCGTTTAATGTTCCTTCCGCCTGTTCCTTTAATTTCAAAATGGACCAGCTTCAGGAGCGTTGGGAGCATCAGCATCAGCCATGGTAAGTGGTGGAAACGGTGGGAATTGAGTAAACGGTAGGACACGGCATTTCGGAAAATTTCGGATgaattttcagaaaagtgACAAGttcgaacaacaaaactGAAAATTGCGAATGACTGGTGACAAAATTGATAAGTACACGGGTCATTCCGACCCTGTAATCCAGTCATTGTGACTGAAATTATCATAAATCAAATAGGAACGCATCGGTTAAGATACTTTTGTGATTCGTATAATCGTTTTGAAGGAGGGGAAAACTCGTGAGATAGATTAACGAAGTATTGACCACAGGCGACCATCTGAAACCACCTGAATTTTACTTAACTGATTTCAAGATCAATTGTCAACTGATCGTACCCGCGGATTTAAAAGCCGCTATTGGGCGCGAACCAAGATCTGTTCtggttctttttctcccACTGCACGGATCACACTGGTAGGTGTTACGAAACGCGCGACATTACTGTCAAGTTTTACAGATCCGATGAAAAACTCAGTGCAGTCTAGCGCCTGGTACCAATCCACTCGCAAGAGCTGTGTGGGTAATTTTGCGCATGTTGTATGCGATGGGTTTCTGATAAACTCTTTTaatatccacgtggtgcTCTGTTCATCGGCACTACAATATtcggactatgattccattcatcattgtcctgtcgcttgaccgacgattccgctgcggcggaaaccatctaatgcatggccatggcgaagtctaacaaagcacacaagaggactagtagtacagcttgcaaagtgctttagaataaaataaagtgagcacatcatccaatgtgcacaagactagactaatgtgatgaccctagcatctcatcctgagatgtTCCTCAACCTTACTTCCCCATATCCGGGTCAgtatggctctatcaaatcaCTTTGGGCCATCATCCGTCTGTGAGATGGCTTTTTTCCTCATGCGTACCCTGCGGATTATTATTCTTTACTTGAACAAATCCCATTCGAATGCAGAAAGGCAGAAGACCGAACAGCTGTTGGTACAGTTTCCCTTTATATCTGCCGTTGGATGGAAGAGTGACTGCTATGACGGCACAAGATGAGGCAGGTATTGGAAGTGATATCCATAGTCAATAGGCTCCCAAGTTGACATGATAAACGCTATCTTGTTCCAATCATTACAGCATGCCGTCAACAAAACTGAGTCCCTTTCCTCCAACGGTATCGACACAGCCTTTGTTTGGTTTCTCAAAGGTGCTGCTACACTGTGCCTCCATATACGCAGTCAGTAAGtgtctaactgtaaaagaatACACAATATTTCCTTTGCTCATAGTCAGTTCAAAAACATGCTTATAAAATCACAGGTCTGGTGATATTTCCTCTTCTGGGGCTGGAAGCCAAGTTCTCTGCGGCATCCAGCATTTGTGAGATATATTTTTACTGACGAGAAAGTGAGAGGCTTTATCCTTTTAATATATTTTCGGAGGGTTACTCGAAGGTGTGCACGGAATTGTAGAAGTTAACGGAATATTTATGTCATCCGAACGACTGATTTGTGGGAGTGAGCATGGTTGTGACCGGAGCTGTAATCCGAAGTCGCTAAACTTTCGCAAGCTACAAGATGGGATCCGTCGCACCCTTTCTTGAGATCATCGATCTCGACATTAGGAGATTTGGAGCCGCTGCAACACTTCTCGATTACAGACGATTGCTTGGCCTCGGCGTCCTTCACCACTTTACTACCGCAACAGTTGTCTACAGCAAGTACCACCCGTTTAGAGTCGCCACATCCCTCCTGACAAGCCGCTCGGTTTGAGGCTGCAGTCGTGGCCTTTTCGGTGTCGCAGCATCCCTTCTGGCAAGCCACCTGGCTTACAGCCTCGGTTGCGGCTTTCTCGATGTTGCTGCATCCCTCCTGACAAGCCGCTCGGTTTGAGGCTGCGGCCGTTGCCTTTTCGGTGTTGCAGCATCCCTCCCGACAAGCCGACTGACTCACAGCTGCGGTAGCGGCTTTCTCGGTGTCGCCGCATCCCTCCTGACAAGCCGCTTGGTTTGCGGCTGCGGTCGTTGCCTTCTTTTCAGCTTTGCGGTATCCTTTCTGAGAAGCCCCTTGgcgtgctgcaggagctgTCTTCTCAGTGTCGAAGCAATTCTTTTGGCAAGCCGCGTGGCTAACGGCTAGCGTCTTCGTCTCAGTCTCGCAGCATCCCTTATCGCACGAAATTTTATAAACTTCCACTTTACCGGAACCTTGCGCGGCATTGTCAGAGAGAGTTGAGTCAGAATCTTGCCGCTTCATTTTCGCACGCCCTTGTTCAATATCACCTTCCTTCCTGTGAAAAGCTTCCTCTCTCTGGCGTTTCGGCAAGAGCAACATTGCATTCAAGGTAACAAGAATCATGGCTCCCACGTCGCTTGCTATAGCTGCCCAAAGATGAGTCAGCCCGGCAAGGGCGAAGCCAAGAACCACAAATTTCACGGTTAAGCTGAAAGCCACGTTTTCTTTGATTTTACGCGTGACCCTGTGGCCCATTTTGATGCTATATTCAAGCTTCTCTAGATTTGAATCCAATAGAGTCACGTCCGCAGTCTCCATCGCAAGCGCCGCCCCAGCACCCATTGCTACACCAATGTCTGCAGCTGCCAGAGCTGGCGCGTCGTTCACCCCGTCCCCACACATCATCACCAAGCGCCGCTGACCACATGGattcgacaaaattgaacCTCCAGTACAGCCAGAGCTCAAAGATTCAATAAACGCCAGCTTCTCTTCGGGCAGTAGCTTGGACTGGATCTCCTGCTCAGACAAACCCACTTGCGCTCCAACTGCCAACGCTGCGTCGCGATTGTCCCCAGTCAACATGGTCACTTCAATACCGCACTTCCTCAAACGACTCAAAACACTAGCAGACTCGGCTCGGACACCATCGGCCGCACAGTACGCACACACAATTCCCTCCCCTTCTATACTCATGTACCCAATCGTCCCTCCAAGACCCTTCCACGATTCTACCTTGGCCCGTACCGTCTCGGGTACGTCCTTCAATAGACCGATACGACCAAACATCCTCTCGTTACCAACGTGCACCTCGCGCCCATTGATAATGCCCAAAACGCCCTCGCCAGCAACGATGGTGTGCCTCTCGAGTTCCGTATCTTTCGGTATACTGACTTTCTCGTTGCGAGCACCGGTCAAGATGGCTTGCGCCACAGGGTGCGACGCGCGCTCTTCCATCAAGGCTAGGTGCTCAAATACCTCCTTTCGCGACATATTCTTCGCAAAGTCTTCCAGGCTCAGCAACGCAAACTCCCCGTTCGTCAGTGTGCCCGTCTTGTCGAAGCAAATATGCTTCACGAGGCTGAGTGCCTCCAAGTGTGCACCACCTTTGATAAGAATTCCATTTTGAGCCGTCGCAGCAAGACCAGCAACGTAAGACACAGGCGTCGAAATGATCATGGCACACGGACAGGCCACAACGATCAGAATCAGCCCATTCTCAGTCCATGTTCTACCGGTTTCCTGTCCAAAAGCCCACGGTACACTGCACATGAGAACGGCCGCGAGCACGACGAACGGTGTGTATATCTTGGCAAACTCGTCCACCAGCTTTTCCGTGTCCGATCGATTGGCTTGAGCTTCCTCGACCAGCCGAATCAAACGAGACACGGCCGAGTTTTCCGAGGTCGATGTCGTTCGCACCATGATCTGCGTCATTCCAGAATTCACCGTACCACCCGAAACAACGTCATGTAGACCTTTTCGAATGGGGCGGGCCTCTCCTGTCAAGGACGATTCGTCGACGGTCGTTGTGCCTTCCACGACAATACCATCGCACGGGATCTTGTCGCCGGTCTTCACAGACACAAGCGCCCCGACGGGAACCGCTGACGCCGGAATCACCACCAATTGTCGTGTCTGTGGATGCACCAGATTGGCCTTTTCGGGTCGTAAGTGTACAATTGCCGATAGGGCATGTCGGGCACGCGCCGTTGCGCGTACTTCCAGCCACTCTGAAATGGCAAACAAGAAGACGAGCGCTGCCGCCTCGGTATACTCTTGTAACGCCACAGCACCGCATGCCGCAAATAGCATCAGGCAATTGGTATCGAACTGATACCGAGCCATCGTGCGAATCGCTTTGATGGCAATAGCGGGTAAACCAAACGCTACTGACGCGAGTCCCACCCACTTCAAATTCGTTAGGTTGCCTTCGGCCAAACTTAACATGGAAACAAGCCAGCAGACTCCGGAAAGAACGACAGCCGGCTTGGGATAGGTGTTCGGTTCGCTCACCATCTGTTCATCGTCTTTGAAAGAATCATCTAACCAAGACAAGTCCCACGACGAAGGATCCGCTCCATCTTTCCTTACAATGGTTTGTATTCCTGTTTCCGTAAACAGGGCTGAAGAAATGCACTGTGCGGTAACCGAGAAGGGGTTGTGGACAACTTTAATCTCTTTTTGTGGCAAATCCACAATGAAGCTTTCCATTTGAATTTGCGTAGGGTCGTAATTATTGCGAAGAAACATAGTCAAAACGGAAACCAAATTCGATGACGCCTCTTCATCTGCACCTTCCATGGACAAGATTGTTTCGCAAAACACGGAGCGAGCTTTTAAACTCTGCGCCGCATCTTTGCGGATGTCAGCCGCAAAGCCTTGCTTGTTGAGGGCATCGCGAATTTCTTGAGCCGACACCAGTTGAGTGTTGTGAGTCACGTAGACAGTCTTCGTTGTGACATTGATTGTGATCACCGAAACGCCCGTAATCGGCTCGACGATCTGATTTATGGCTGGGATCTCACTGGCGCAGCAAATGTGCTCGACATAAAAGGTTGATTTGCCAGTTACCGGCTGCGATTCCATAGCGAGACCACCATCACGTTTAATAGTCGCAGCAAGATTTTCGACGTTCAAAGCTTTCGTCATGGCCTTGGCAGAAACTTGAGTAGCGTCATAATCAACCAAAATTTGCTTGAGAGGTACGTTGACGCGCACCTTTTTAACGCCCTTGATCGGCTCCAGGATTCGATTGATGATCGGAATTTCGGCGGCGCAGCAGATACCATTGCACACCAAGACACTGCGAGCCAGCTCGGGCTTCAAGGACTTGCTTGAAGAAGAACTCTTTTTCAGCGAAGGGCGTCGGGATGGAGAGTCCATGATATTGTCGACAGCCTTAACACGATCCGACTCGAGAGAAAAGATCTTGAGGTGGTCCAAAATGTTGAACTTGGCGGGCGCTATCTCGAAAAAGTGAACTTGAATGTCCTTCTTACCGTCGCGACGATGCTTCCACTGTCGCTGACCGATGTTCTGAAAAGTTCCGTGAACATCATCGTGACCACATCCGTCACAGGGGTGTTCCAAATGTAAGTTGCCAGTCTTGGCGTTGTGAACGAGATAGTCAACATGATCTTCGTGCTGCACAGCATGCATTCGGCGGCGGTGGGTACCGCCTCCCTGGCACGATCCGTTGCTACTTTTGGTATCGAACAGTGCTTGACTATTACATTCGTTAGGCATGGCCTCCGAAACATCAATATTCAAAAGGGATCGCTCAGGCTCTGTTTCTTTCACCAAAGGATGCAGAATGTGCGTCGCAAGTTTAGCCGGGTCATCGCAGGCTTCGTCGCAATGAGCCGCTCGCAAGTGCGCGTGCATGTGTGGAGTTTCCACTCCACAAAAGCATGATTCTTCTGGCACTCCGTGCttgccttcttcgtccaaGCAAGGCGTCAAGAAGGATCCGTCAATCGAGCCGTGCGGTTTGAAGCACAAGTCGCTGATGTTTTTTTCGTAGCGAAAGGTCTTGGGGATACCGGTGGCATCCAAGAGAACAATATCCGTGCCGTTCTCGCGGACGACAGCCAAGCAAAGAGTAGACTCTTCGCGCGTGATATCTTCACCGTGAGCGCACGCATTTCGTTGGGAACGCGAGTGCTCACCGGAGCCTCCTTTGCCCTCCGAGCTTGCCTTGCTGTCGGTTGCTGTCGCTGGCGCCTCGGCCTTGCCGCATCCCATGCTATCGCAGCAGCCATTGCTCGCCATGGTGGTGATTGTTGTACGTTATTTCTGGATGTTCAAAGGGGTCTCGACGGATGATTCGTTTGTGAGAACACTAGTGTGATGGTTCTGGTTGTGACCTCGGCTACTACCAAGAACCACCGTACGACTTGGCTCTCGGAAAGGGATACGTCTACCGTACCTGTCTTGATTGTTGTCCGAGTGGCATACGCTGGCACGCTCCCATCGAGGGAAACACGATTTGACGACGTGtattttcacagtcaatgaaaaCCT
The window above is part of the Phaeodactylum tricornutum CCAP 1055/1 PHATR_bd_17x31 genomic scaffold, whole genome shotgun sequence genome. Proteins encoded here:
- a CDS encoding predicted protein, producing MDSPSRRPSLKKSSSSSKSLKPELARSVLVCNGICCAAEIPIINRILEPIKGVKKVRVNVPLKQILVDYDATQVSAKAMTKALNVENLAATIKRDGDDEQMVSEPNTYPKPAVVLSGVCWLVSMLSLAEGNLTNLKWVGLASVAFGLPAIAIKAIRTMARYQFDTNCLMLFAACGAVALQEYTEAAALVFLFAISEWLEVRATARARHALSAIVHLRPEKANLVHPQTRQLVVIPASAVPVGALVSVKTGDKIPCDGIVVEGTTTVDESSLTGEARPIRKGLHDVVSGGTVNSGMTQIMVRTTSTSENSAVSRLIRLVEEAQANRSDTEKLVDEFAKIYTPFVVLAAVLMCSVPWAFGQETGRTWTENGLILIVVACPCAMIISTPVSYVAGLAATAQNGILIKGGAHLEALSLVKHICFDKTGTLTNGEFALLSLEDFAKNMSRKEVFEHLALMEERASHPVAQAILTGARNEKVSIPKDTELERHTIVAGEGVLGIINGREVHVGNERMFGRIGLLKDVPETVRAKVESWKGLGGTIGYMSIEGEGIVCAYCAADGVRAESASVLSRLRKCGIEVTMLTGDNRDAALAVGAQVGLSEQEIQSKLLPEEKLAFIESLSSGCTGGSILSNPCGQRRLVMMCGDGVNDAPALAAADIGVAMGAGAALAMETADVTLLDSNLEKLEYSIKMGHRVTRKIKENVAFSLTVKFVVLGFALAGLTHLWAAIASDVGAMILVTLNAMLLLPKRQR
- a CDS encoding predicted protein, giving the protein MLLQKFQYAISELVKNDGVALPDGQLVTYLVQALKDPSLSYVCDTIRTNATYRNSFPEAQLFVKTFVSSSTSKSENTPRQVNDVQTSGSGASGGSKKGGTGKGASNPTPFKGAVTARSYTPGEWKSFSKDQQEKVRSLRNKKKQGGKPEESERSVDSVARGEPVDTKEVHTSSEMEPTSDAAGLQFGRDTCVAGANTVLIGESQKSVTVRPFSGEYSALKNIPIGTVATAYTVPEDGRVVLLIINQVLFFGDRLKNTLLTPNQMRDFGIDVDDAPRQYVANSKHSLYVPDSQLRIPLQLRGIFSFLESRKPTQQELDECEHIILTSDVPWEPCSTDFAQVELCETNLADRLISCVNVASDDYCGDGLDGRADSDVYPDSEDFTCVVSVYDGSKEQGGGKHWREIEQRHHIHHHVTEPHSQWQNRAEGEIREIKKAVRHRLQVSRAPRRLWCFCCEWVSAIRRLTAHDIPALNGRVATELLEGDTPDISEYAQFDWYEPVWFIDPTSAFPEMKKKLGRWVGVASDVGQAMTFWILPNHRK